In the genome of Deltaproteobacteria bacterium, the window AGGCGCCGAGGCAGAGCGACTGGCCGTCGCCGCTGATCTTGCCCGCGTTCCGTGCGTCGAGGCAGCGGACCATCGCGCCAACGGCGGTCTTGAGGTAGCCGACGGCGGCGCTCCCGATGGCGCTCTGACACTTGAGCGTGGCCTTGTCGGCGATCGCCGCGACGTCGCCGTAGGCGAGCGCGAGCATCGTCTCCACGCCGCTCGTGATGCGGTCGGCGAGACACCGTTGCACGTCGGCGACGCTGGTCGCGCACGGGTCGAGCGCGCCGAGGTCGCCGGTGGTGCACTTGCCGGCGATGGTCTTGTCGAGCTTGAGGCGCGCCTTGGCGAGCTTGCTCGCCGTCTTCGCGTCGGCTGGTGTGACCTCCTGCCCGGCGAACAGCGAGCCGCGACAAGTGACGGCCGCCCGGCCCGCGAGCTTCCCCTTGGTGATGGCACCGAGACAGCCGCGAATCGTGTTGGCGCGCGCCGTCAGGTAGCCGCGCACCGCCTTGCCGAGCGCCTTCTGGCACTTCTCGTTGGCGAGCGGCGCCACGGGCGGATTCGCCGGCGTGAGCGTGCTGCAATACGGGTTGGGGTCGCACACGTCGCCGAGACCGTCGAGGTCGCTGTCGAGCGCCGCGTCGTCCTGGGCTTCGACGCAGGTGTCGTCTTCGTTGAAGACGCCATCGCCGTCGTTGTCACCGGTGATGACGTTGACGATACCATCGTCGGTGTCGCCGTCCCCGTTCAGGTCGATGCCTTCCACCGACTCGTCCCGTTCCTGGTAGACGATCGGCTGGCCGATGAAGTCGTCGGGGAGAGGCGGCAGATTGGGCGCGCCGGCGCGCGTGCTGAACGCCTTGCGATGCGCGCTCCTAACGTTGAAGATCTGCGCTACGATACCCGTGGCGGAGCCGTCTCCGTCGAGATCCTGGTCGCCTTGGTCGGACTCACGGGTGAGGAAGGCGACGGAATCTCGCAGCACCTTGTACTCTTGGCCTGGACTGCAGCCGGGCAGGTCGCAGACGACGACCGACTGGCGTGTGTTGATGAGCCTGTCGTGCTTCAAGTCATAGACGAACAGAACGGCATCGAGAGTGTCGCCGTCGCCGTTCAGGTCCCCCTCGTCGTTCTCCGACGAGCGGAAGGCGATGAGATTTCCGCCGACGACGAAATCCATCAGGCTCTGGGGGACGAAAGTCACTTGTCCGGTGGCGGTGCGATAGATCCCTGGGACGTCATCGTGGATATCACCGTCGCCGTTCAGATCCGTGCCGACGAACCCAAAACCTACACGGACCCCTTCTCCCGCACCGAACACGACGACCCCCTGGCATGTGCCACCGGGGCAGTCACCATCAGTCTGACAGGCGTCACCGGTGCTGCTGCCACTGCTGCACACGTCCGTAGCCGCGATTCCGATCGGAACCCCGGACAGCGTAGAGACGTTCACCGGAACGATTTGAGGAGGGCTCACGAGCGCGCTCGTCGGCACGACGCCGACGACGCTGTTGAACTGGCCATTGCCGTCGAGATCGACCGGCGGCGTTTGCGAACCCTCGGGGATCTCCAGAGCGAGCACTTGCGCCGACAGCGCGACGCGGTCCGCAGCAAATGCGGAGACATTGGTGAGCTGCGTCACCGTGTCGGTGGCGGCATCGTACGCATAGACGAGACGGTCGTCCGTATCGCTATCCCCGTTCCGATTCGTCCCCCCGCTGTTTCCCTCCGGGCTCAGGAAGACGGCCCTGCCGGCGGCGGCCGCGGCCAGGCTCGCGGGCTCGGCGCCGAGGCCCGGTCGTGGCATACCGGTCATGGTGTCAAAGGTGCGGAGGCGGCCGTTCCGTTCCCAGCCGTATAGGTAAGCATTCGGTGCAGCATCGTAGAAAGCATATAGGTGCTCGCTGTCCGGACTCATGGCCAAGCTCCGGGTCGGAGTGAAGGGCAAGAAGTTCACGTCCTCGGCTTCGACGAAGCTGAGCGCGCCGCCCGGCGTGACACGCTCGAAAACCGCGAATCCGGAAGCGTCGCCGCCCGCGTAGACGGTGCGCGCGTCGGGCGCGATGGCAAGCGATTGGACAGCGGCGATCCCGCTCACGCCGCTCACACCTTCGACCTTGGCCTCGAGGAAGGTGAGCCCACCCGTGACCGCATCCCGCCCGAACACGGAGACAGCGCTATCGGTGTCGGCGGCGACGTAGACGTTCATCCCGTCGCTACTGACGACGACCTCGCGCGCGCCGGCGAGCGACGGCCCACCGAGCCCGCCGTCGGGGTAGCTCGCCAGGAAAGTGAGCTCCCCCGTCATGAGATTGCGCGTGAAAGCGGTCACCGCCGAAGACGCATGCGCCGCGACGTAGACGTGCTTGCCGTCGGGGCTGACCGCGAGGCCGCGCGGCTCGTCGAGGTCCGAGCCGGCACCCGCGCCGTTGAATAGCGCCGCTACAAATGCGAGGGCGCCGGTTCCGGCATTGCGACTGAAGACGGCAATCGCGTCCTCACCTGTGCCGGCCGCGTAGAGATGATCGCCGGCGGGGCTGATCGCGAGGCGAGTGACGCCGGTGAGCCCATCGACACCCCCAACCCCGTCGACCTCAACATCGATCGCACTCAACAATATGACGTTCTCGTCCTGGGGATAGAGCCCATTGATGCTGCCCACATTCACGGCGTTGT includes:
- a CDS encoding beta-propeller fold lactonase family protein, yielding MQILDGATGISTSTGMAAANPHSPLVGPAAVTTARGMVAFLESERDQNATDLNGDGDALDHVLRVFDLAGTEITPSATLLGDSFPAVGRQPVAIVGDLVFYREPVAGVSLLNYSYAGQHADPGEGSIAVSPNGQWIVGTGRLDSIIRFNRRDPETGGLKDNSSYSNGDEGFSGLGGASGVVFGPDSNFFYVAGSSDNAVNVGSINGLYPQDENVILLSAIDVEVDGVGGVDGLTGVTRLAISPAGDHLYAAGTGEDAIAVFSRNAGTGALAFVAALFNGAGAGSDLDEPRGLAVSPDGKHVYVAAHASSAVTAFTRNLMTGELTFLASYPDGGLGGPSLAGAREVVVSSDGMNVYVAADTDSAVSVFGRDAVTGGLTFLEAKVEGVSGVSGIAAVQSLAIAPDARTVYAGGDASGFAVFERVTPGGALSFVEAEDVNFLPFTPTRSLAMSPDSEHLYAFYDAAPNAYLYGWERNGRLRTFDTMTGMPRPGLGAEPASLAAAAAGRAVFLSPEGNSGGTNRNGDSDTDDRLVYAYDAATDTVTQLTNVSAFAADRVALSAQVLALEIPEGSQTPPVDLDGNGQFNSVVGVVPTSALVSPPQIVPVNVSTLSGVPIGIAATDVCSSGSSTGDACQTDGDCPGGTCQGVVVFGAGEGVRVGFGFVGTDLNGDGDIHDDVPGIYRTATGQVTFVPQSLMDFVVGGNLIAFRSSENDEGDLNGDGDTLDAVLFVYDLKHDRLINTRQSVVVCDLPGCSPGQEYKVLRDSVAFLTRESDQGDQDLDGDGSATGIVAQIFNVRSAHRKAFSTRAGAPNLPPLPDDFIGQPIVYQERDESVEGIDLNGDGDTDDGIVNVITGDNDGDGVFNEDDTCVEAQDDAALDSDLDGLGDVCDPNPYCSTLTPANPPVAPLANEKCQKALGKAVRGYLTARANTIRGCLGAITKGKLAGRAAVTCRGSLFAGQEVTPADAKTASKLAKARLKLDKTIAGKCTTGDLGALDPCATSVADVQRCLADRITSGVETMLALAYGDVAAIADKATLKCQSAIGSAAVGYLKTAVGAMVRCLDARNAGKISGDGQSLCLGA